From Micropterus dolomieu isolate WLL.071019.BEF.003 ecotype Adirondacks linkage group LG06, ASM2129224v1, whole genome shotgun sequence:
AGCTGATTCCAAGAAAAGGGAGCAGATCACACTTTGACGCCCCTTTTCCCAATTCAGTCCGGActttaaacgttgaaatgtatactgtaataggctgtatattaacttattgggagaaaactggtagttatatgtaaaatcagacgttgagtacccccatatcgccaaaatggcatgatccttgtttcgctgcgaacaGAGCCCTTTAAAGAGGGCTCTGgctgcgaagctttgactgtgagattgacggtcgaatcaggctccgcccatcgaagcatcgaatctttgactattcggtTCAGCCCTAAAACCAACCAACCCGAGCATACAAGTCAGGGTTCTAAAGTTTGTGATTCAACCTCAGTGCTCTACGGTAAACAGTATCCAACACTTTCAGGCTTTAAATGGATGAATGCTTGTACATGTCATCGCCGTCCAGCACTGACAACAAGTCTCCTTTTGGCCTCAAAGGAAAAACAcgacttgtttttaaaaaaaaagttgaataaaaaattaatctGAATTTGAAAAACATGATGATGCCGCCAAGTTAAgtcattacaattcatcctttaaaggtacaatgtgtaaaaatgtaGACTACTTTGTACCTAACAAATCCATTCTCCTAAAAATAGGGGcagcatatcacatatcagGTCATAACTGCTGGTAACTgccgttagctagttagctcagttagctgtacTGCTATCTTCACTTCAAGGCTATGCGGGGCCTGTTTGACGACATGATTTACATTGGCTTCGGCCAGGACGCTGGAAAAACAGGACACGTGAAGGCGGAGACAGCAGAGGCATCAAGTGGGAGAGAGTGAATTACATCATCGTGTTTATAAGTATGtgagcatttgtttttgtgaagttggaagttatttattaaacaacGAGACTTTTGTGATGTactgtgtttaaataaattaacaaaatgttcaatttccTTGCTAGTTGTTCCTGACACGTTCAGAATCAACACCAGGCAGCTCGTTTTGTGCCccttaaaatgtatattttacagGCTCATTATTAcggttttgtatttctgtgtaatgTAGCAGAGCATTAACTGTTACTTATGTGTTACTTACTTGTGTTACTTATAACGTTCTTTGTCAGCCCTGGAACTTGAGGGTTTTAGCTAGGGCTATGGTTTGCCCTAGCTAAAACCCTCAACAAAGTGGCTAATTCCAACGTGTGTATTATTGGCATTGTGCAGTCATGTTCTGTCCTCGGCAGCCAAGCTGAATTAAAATCTCCACTTGCAGAAGCTGTCAGGAGGGACGACTGCCAAGTCCTGTGCTAGCTGTGAGGATGGACTGACTGCACATAAAACGGCGGCTATCAGAAGGCTGTTGAGGAAGCAGAGCCAAGCAATGTTCAAACCCAGGTATGCAGGTATTTCCACAGGCAGGAGGAAGAAGGTGGCcagaaaaaacaggaaaagggCCCAAGTGTTCAGAAATATACGCACGGCTTGGTGAACAACCTTTCCTCTGGAGTGAGTTCTACTTTGGTCTGTAATTTGGTCTTTTAGAGGAGGATTTTTTAATAATCGTGTTCTGTACCCAGCATACAACATTACACACCCTAGAGTCAGGAGGAGCAACATGGACACCTGCAGGACCTCAGAGTTGTGGAAGACCCAGCATTGGTGAATCTGGTTGTAAGGCGCATCCTCCAAGACAGGAATGAAGTCAGACAACAGGAAGACGTAGACAGCAGTGAGGTACCACAGGGAGCAGCTCACACATAAGTAGAAAATCCATCTGGCCCTGCCGGTGGGTTGCAACCTCTGAGTGACAGTGCAGAAATGATCCAAACCAGCCAGAACTACAACAGGCCAAAGTAAAGCCCGGTAGACTTGTCCAAGGATTTGAACCAGCAAACATATGTGGTACTTGGTCAGCTTCAAGCCCAGGAGGATGACGTATCCATCAGCGTGGATGTGAAGGGTGGTGACAGAGAGGGTCAGGGTTATGTCGACGACGGCaagggaaacactgaaaactcCCAAGAAGCTTTTGCAGATGTGGTTCCTCTGGAGAAACACAAGGGCCCAGTTGAGCAGACATTTTCCTCCCAGACTGAGCAGgatggaggagatggagatATTCATGGTGTGTTCATTGATTAGATACAGCTTCATACACATTAGTTtgatttaaacagtgattactgcagtaatgtagcccactATAAttgtttcagtgcaactgttgccaacctCATAGCTGCCTTAATGACCACACAGTCACAGTGTTACAAAGGACAGTGTTGCCTATAGATGTTATTCTGAGGATGAATCCACAATATCCAGGCATCGCTGTCTCTGTCCATAAATCGAAGACAGATTTATCATAAAAGCAGTCATGTTAAAGATCATGTTTGAGTAACGAATTTATATcaggattttgtttttgttgtttttgactTCTGCAAATGAATGCGATCTGTATGTGCTTTGACATcgacagtatgaatgaggaaatgaaactgCCACTTCAGGCTCCGTGGGAAAGGagaagtcagagagaaactcagagtTTGAAGTTAGCTTCACTGCATCAGTTGCCAGAATTTCTGATCTAGGGTTTCTCTcggtctctgaaacagaaaacaggttCAATATACTCAGTTTTCACTAATCCCACTTTCTGATAAGAGGCCCTGgatctgtaaatggaaaacaaagaaagtggtgtggtcCTTCCACATAACATTGTTCAAACCAATCAGCAATTGTTAGTGTTCATGTGCAGGAGCGATGGCGGGAGGGGGCAGTGGGAGAGAATTCAATACACCGGCACATTCGAACAAGTTGGAGtccaggcactgtgaagaaggagagatggctgAGACACATCCAAAGAGGAAAGGGAAAGTTTTATGACCAGGCAAGGACAAAGGGAATTCAACgctggagaaacctcagagatttGTAAAGTGGGAGCTTCTAATGGAACACTGACGGAGGGGCGTATTTGTTTGGCAATTAAGTAGAAATATCAACAATCCTGCACAGGTAGAGCACATTAGGGCGGGGACTGGTAATCACAAATGCAGGGAAGGCAGACGAAGACCTGGAACAAGACACAAGATGAGTCACTGAAGCACAACAGGAAGTGGTAACAGACAAAAACTGAACACATAACCTAACTGCGGGAGCTGGGCGTGACAGTTTTCAGGgctttaatataaaataaaataaaataaaatagacaactTATATGATAACCGTCAGTCTAAACCAAGCTCATTTCATCACTACCAAAGTTGACAAGTTGATCAAattttttagtcatttaaaataagctgtatttttttaaattgtattcagtttttatatatatgtatatttacattaaggagAGCCTCAAGATAAGTTATGTAATTGTTTAGAGATAaagatttttatagttttttgttaaagtagtaaaatgctaGATTAGTATGTTTGGGGTAAGATGTACCCCCTAAGACACCTTGCTCCTTTATGCTTGATTGTTTGTAAGTTAGATGTTATTTAGACACTGGATCGACCCTTTAGCCAACCAGCAacttcactatcagaatgtctGAGGTAAAATTCTGAGgttataagctaacaaatgctcacattgctagctagctagctggcaaGCACGTATTTTACAAAAAGTTTGAGAAATAATTAATATTGGAAAGCTAATAACATAAGGCAAGACAAGTTTATTTCTAAAACATAAGTCTATAACCCCCTTGCTTTTAAACAGCtagttgtagtttattttatctgtaatttgcACCTATTAAAATGATTTCACTCCATATAGGGGGAACATCTTACCCCAGTGGAAAATGCCTGTTCcctaaaaaataaatttcattAAATACAAATTGATTTATCAACTGTagctatttattttgctttataaTATGTTACACTAAGCCTTCTTCAAGATACAAAGAAATTTgataaaaagttatttaatgTGTCAAAAATTGGCTTAAAATAAAACCCCTTTTTTACTACTGCCTAccttatttaaacatttcctgtttctgCATGGAGACACGGTACCATAGTGAcatggttttcttttttctttttaaacccTTCTTCAGGTTAGCTCTAGCAGCATCAGGGTGTGTGAGGTCTAGGCAGCTGAAATAATCagaaactgctgtttccaaggtgaAGAATGAGCACTCAATCTgtgcacattttctttttatatttatttcatagCAAATTTGCTTGcacactgaggaaaaaaaaaatgaaagagagagtaagtgattctgaagaaggattgttgatatttgaactgcCGAACAAATACACCCATACCCATGGTTTTCAGGATGCCCTCGGAACATGTAATATCACTGAGGTTTCTCCTTCATTAAAATGCCTTCGCTCTTGCCTTGTCACAACTTTCTTCTCTCTTTATACTCTTtagaccttttcctctttggctgtttcttgTCCATCTCCTCCATGTATttacatatgtacagtaaatacatatctatttatattatgttcattgtttttttttctctcttgtgtCTGTAAAGCACTACACCTGTGACACATGGAtccagttgccagtttattaagTACACCCAGCTAAAACAGTCTTGCAGCTAACCCTACCTTTATAAACACTGTTGTTTATAAAGGTAAACAGCTGTCATATCAGACTTctttagttttagctaggtgtacctaataaactggcagcGTATGAATAAAGTTTGTCATTATTATCCATAACAGGACATaaaatatctatatctatagaAGATTTCACAGTATTTTCAAGTCTCTTCGAAATTATCTGGGGTACAGAGATGCTGTTTGGCCTCCTGGCTACAACTCTATATTGTCTAACTCATTTTTGTTTTGGCAGCAATGAACTTCTTTGAAAGTTGGTGAGCGTTATGactaaataaatagtttttgaGCATGTGAAGCAGAATGGGATCTAAAGTTCCTTCTCATCCTGTGAACCCAGGAGTGAATGCtacacagataaaaacacacaggcgTTTGAATGTCAACTTTTCTCTTCATTCTTTATCTGCACCTTCCTCTTGATATACGCATCTATCAATGCACAGGTAAAGGCAAGCAGGTAGAGATGACCTTAATAGGAAGTTTATGTTGACCAAATATTTACGCAGAGAATCAAAGTCACATTTCACACTGTCAAATTGCCATTATCAGAGAGATAACTgagcaaaaaatacaaatgtcttTAGTACTTtgaattaatgttaataattacttttcaaaattATGAATATGTTTCATTCATTTACCAAAGTCATTGTAACACATTATCATTACATTTCTCTTGGTTTGACAGGAGACTCAACACTCTCACGTACCTTTGGATTTATCTGAATCCAGACACCTGATGTTAAATGCAGCACTGCACAGTATGTCTGTCTCCGTTTCCTTTTATTATGGTTATTAAACATGCTGGATCCCATGTCGTTGCAGAAGAAGGCGTGGTTGAAAGAAACGGAAGACAGTTAGGCAACATGTGTTAGGCAACACGTGTCAGCTCTGAACAAGGGTTGTGTGTTGTTCAAACAGACTTTTTATGCAGAAAATTTCCCACATTAAACAACTTTACAGCACCAAGGATAATGTAAATGTCAATTATGGGCCAAAGTTCTAACTAGGTGTGGTTTCAGGATGTGAAAATGAGAGCCAGTTTTCATTCACTGAGTTAAACTTCAGTGCAAATATGTCCTGGTGCCCATAAAGTATTAGTCCAAACATGCTAAGCTTGTGCTCTCCTGTCTAAATGAGACGTACTCTTTCCTCATTTAAAAATGAGCTCCCAGCAACTGGTCTTTCTATGAACTGTTTCATGAACAAGCCCTGTAGCAGTTTCATTAGAGGCTCTTGTATTAAAACCCCACATACtcatttatttatgaatttttatagtgtcttatttgttttgtaattaataacattttggGTCCAACAATAGTAAAGCAGATGTGCAGAACTACAGAGCTAGATCTACagaacttgagtaaatgtaccaCTGGTTATATTTTTTCCAATATGGTTTACTACTTTTACTTGCTTCTTGCACCACTGATCTCATCTGCTTTccacttaataaataaaaaagattacatttgcattacagttatgcattattattatgaacTAGCCTATAGTCTGTggctttacaaaaacaagataaaatagTCAGGTAAAAGAACAACTcaggtaaaataagataagctAGTAAAAAGATAAATGACTCACTTAAAAGCACATTTGTATAattgagtttttaaaagagaTTAAAGAGAGGAAACTGTTCTAGCTGCCCTGATCTCCCCAGGCAGGTCATTCGAAAGATCATtagatttaattattaattcagTTCATCAAGTTCAGGTCCTGAACCTGATAATTAATAATTCagtttatttgttctgtttacTTGATGAATCAATGATTTAGTCATACATAATTATAGTCATCTAGAAACTCatttgttttcatgcttttaaatgtacaaTTAAATGTCTCTTTAATTTGTAGGTAGGAAATAGATTTATAGAGAAAAGTACAACATATTTACCATTGGTTGTGTGATATTAACATAATATATAGGCCTTTagtacaatataatataatatttatttaggcttattatattaattatactgtacacaggataagcggttgacgatggatggatggatggatattaatTATACTATTATTGGTTTGTTGAAAAACAAACGGAGTGCAAAATATAGCAGCcttttattattagttattataaTCAGACAAAACCCTTACAGAACTGTAGATTTCTGCAGTTACTGTATGGTTGTCTTTTTGTCACCAAACATGGCGCTGTTTGTTGACCTGAACACCCGTCCTGCGCAGAGATCCGCTCACAGTGAAGTCCCGGAAGCATTCCCCCCAACATCATTTCCCCCTACCAACGGTCATGCACTGTTTTGTAATATTTCAGCTTTTAGAGTTTGACACTAAGGTCTTTTGGTATCGTCCAAACACACTCCAGCCTTGATGAAGTAGTAACGAAATGAGCATGTGTGCTTCTCTCTGACACAGTAAGCCTTTACTTCGTTCAGACGTTCAGACTGGGTAGCTACTTAGCTAACGTAAGTTAGCTTAATACTAGGTAACGTTCGCTGTCAACAGACCAACGGTTTTTCAGACTGGCCGTTTGTTACTTCTGACCGTATTCAGTTGTTTTCGGCCTTTCGGCCCAGTGTCAGTGTTAAACAAGACAGGGAAGAAACAATTCATTTACTTTAACGTTAGTTCTGTTGTGAATATAAGTTAGCGTAAATGCTAAAAAGAAAGTTGTAACATTAGACCTTGGTTTGGTGTAGGTTGGGTCATTCATTAGTCAGATAGTTAAATGAATATTTAACTGTtaactgtgttttgtggaaaatcAATATAACTTTAACGTTAGTCTGTTTGCTGTAGGAGTGAAACTAAACTTGAgtgtagagctgcaacgattaatcaattagttctCAACCAATAAATTAATCGCCAggtattttgataatcaattaatcagttccagtgacattttaaagagaaaataaagtctaaattctgatttcagcttctgaaatgtgaatAATCTCAAGTTTCTCTAACGTTAGTCCTCAGTGACCGTAAACTGAATGTCTCTGGGATGcagaaaaaacaagacatttgaggaggACAAATTggtctttgggaaacactgatgacatttttcaacattttctgacAATTTATAACTttagaccaaaaaaaaaagattaaaacacTGCTTCGTTTCAGCTGTTTATGTTCCCCTTAGCAACATGGACCAGAGCAAGAGTTGTGAGACATTAATTTGTTttcagggatgaaagggaaatggctggacttgaaaccagctgttttcaggctgttcagagcagtgttttctgtaggagatgggaactccctttggggtggactttaaGCTTTttgactttgcaaacctattacatggaCAAAAAAGAACTCActaaagaagaggaaaaaaggaaaaaagcatatatgacctctttaaagtgCTTGTGCCAAAATGTACAGTGATATATTGAACataaaaaaagcagcaaatccacaTAGAAGTTGGAACCAGAGAAATGTTGGTATTTTAGCTTCATAAAGTACGAAACGATTAAATGATTATCATACTATGTAGAATAATTGTTGGAGTTTCATTTTCTGGCAGCTGACTACTTATTTAATccactaatcgtttcagctctaaagtattttcagtttaaaaaaaaaaaaatctcattgtttgtcttcttctttaaattgtcaaaatatttttgttctgtTCCCTCTCCTCATTCACTCTCTGACTCGCTCGACCACCATTGCTGTTTCTCTCGCTCTGTGAGCCAGGGGGGAGGGCCCAACTTGGTGTGgtttagggctgcacaattaatcgaAATCAGAAATTGGAATatggcctactgcaattttAAAATCGCAGGAAGTGCAGTATTTGTTAAATGCAAAGTGCGTGTCAtaataccattttaaatgtaatattgtcGTGTTGCAGAGTTGTACACTTCATATTCTACAGTCTTAAGAAAACGTCTTTGTTTGGTACGGATCCCAGCAAAAATAACAccataaacatgtaaataagtttatcaatgaaaatgagaataattatgtaaaaattatcATTCCCTCCAATATTGCAAAtcatatcgcaaatgcaatatcagtcaaaataatcgcaattagatattttttcaaaatctttAAGCTGTAGTGTGTTTACAAACAGGAGATGCTGATGTTCTCCCTTTAACAGATGTTTCTTCCCTGCAGAATGGAGAATTCAGAGGCCAGTCCATCATCGGGGCCCCTGGCAATGCCGAATAAAGGCATGGCGCGACCTTCAGCTCCCTCTGGTCAGCTGTCCGAGTCAGCCAGGCCCTCCAAGCACAGGGAGCACCCGTCCAAGTCACCACGGAGACGGCGGAGGGGGATGAGATCACAGCGGCGGGGGGGTGGTCATGAACAGCTGCTCTGGGAGATCGAGCGGCAGAGGTTGCCGGGACAACACGAGCACTCGGAGCCTTCTGGCTCAGCAAGCGACACAGCGGAAAGCTCGCCTAAGAGGTTTGCTCTGCTGGTTGCCACCTGGTTGACCATGCCACTGTCTCAATTCTGTTGCCCCCGACGTGAGGTGATATTATCCTGACTTGtcctccttttttttccccctcctcacAGGAGAGCCCACTTTCTACATGGACCGTATCCAGCCACTCACTTCGGACCCAAAGCCTGTATTCTTCCCAACCCAACTTCAGTCATGTAAGCATAATAGTGCTGGATGAGTCAAACTTTGTGTGTACAAACTGTTTGTCAGGGACATTGACACAGAGAAGCTTACGTAACGGTGTGAGATAAGATAAAAATGAGAATGCTGTGATTGGATGTTCCATGAAATGGGATGGATAACAGAGCAGACTACAGATGCTTATTGTCGCCTGGTCTCAAGAGTGTTTCCTTGGACTTGAtctgaaaacacagacacagaacgAAATTATCCGTACAATGCCTGTCATCCACCACGTGAAGGATGAGAGAAACAAACGGTAAAGAGCAGAAAGAAAGAGCTTGTTTAATTTCTGATGTTTAGAGTGTGGACGTCACTCCTGCAGACGTTACAGTGTCAAAAAAGTTAATGAATGACTGTAGCTGTTGGTACAATGTAGATTTATTAATCCAGAAAACAAGGTAACATCTGGTCAAAGTCTCAAGACAGTGTGATTATGTAACAGTCATCTCTTTCTAAAGATATTAGACATAACGTATTTAgtctgtttcagtgtttctaaCCTattagtgtgtttgtttattggtTTGTCTGTTTGCGTGTCCCAGGCACATCCAGGACCCAGCCAGCCAGCGGCTTACCTGGAATAAACCTCCCGTGAATGTGCTCATCATAAGGAAAATCAGAGATGAGAGCCTCGTCGAGCCTTTCAAAGAGCTCTGCAGGTTTCTAGTGGAGGTACAGAATCACATGATTtgatcatttgtttgtttgttatcaTATACGTTTCCTGAGATGAATGTGTGATTAAGGAGGTGGACTTTGGCATCTAAAAACCATACTGAAAACAGATTCAAATTTTTCAGATGCCTTGAGACGCACTTGATTTTGGTTATTGCACACATTAATGAGACATTACTTACTATTTCCACCGGACAATTGACCCAATCCTTAATGTTGTAATTATATAAATCTGAGTTGTACACAATTGAAGCTTAGAAATCTCAGCATGCACcgcaagacttttttttttgtcccatgTTGACGTGTGGGTGTACAAACTACAGAACTGTTTACAGTTAGTTAGTAAGTTAGTTAGTTAAGTCTTTAAATTCCCATAGGAACATAGGCCATCGACGAAGCTCTTCCATCCTCTCCGGTCTTACGCCCTCCTCTCCAGATGTTGCCACGTCAGCCCTTCCTTCTTCATCTCCTGTTCTGTGGTTCTTCTCCAGGTGGTTCTCGGTCTGCCTCTCTTCCTCTTGCCCTGTGGGTTCCATGTCAGTGCCTGTTTAGTGATTGATTTCTTTCTCCTGAGTGTGTGCCCTATCCACTTCCATTTCCTCCTCCGAATTTGCATTTCTATTGGGTCTTGTTTGGTGAGTTCCCACATGTTGACGCTAGAGATGATGTTGGGCCAGTATATTCCTAGAAGGTGTCTGAGGCACCGGTTGGTGAAGACCTGCAGCTTATTAAGTATGGTGGTGGTAATTCTCTGGGTTTCAGAGCCATAAAGTAGAGTGGTTTTTACGTTTGAGTTGAAGATTTGCAGTTTGGTCTTGAGTGACAGGTTTTTTGCCTTCCAAATATTGTTTAGCATGTTGAATGTTGTCCTTGCTTTTCCGTTCCTGGCTTGGACATCGTCCTCCGTGCCACCATCCCTTGAGATGATGCTACCGAGGTATGTGAAGCTGTTTACATCCTCTAGTGCATTATTATCCATGGTTATGGGTGTGCTGTTCTTGCTGTTGATACgcaatactttattttttgatgagtttattttgagaccGAGCAGAGCAGCTGTTTCCTCCAGTTTTCCAGATTTTTCCTGCATCTGTTGGTATGTGTGAGCCAGTAATGCCAGATCATTAGCGAAATCGAGATCTTCTAGCTGCTCTGTCAGGCTCCACTGTATGCCGGTTCGTCTGTTGTTGGTTGTTTCTTTCATCACCCAGTCTatgcaaaggaggaaaagaaagggtGAGAGCAGGCACCCTTGCCGCACACCAGTCAGGACCTGTTTACAGACAAGGTGTAATGATCACAAGGTTATTCCGCTCAAAGAAATGATTGAGATTTACAGAAGCCACAAGGACGATTGTGAGGatgaaaaaaagtaaattaaccATTATCTGGCATAGTTGACTAAAAATTTAAACTGACTCTTCGAAagtattaaacaaaaataatagaaTATGTCCTCATCCTGATTATAAGCACACAGAGAGTGGGGAGTAAATATTTCCTCTTGCC
This genomic window contains:
- the gpr160 gene encoding probable G-protein coupled receptor 160; its protein translation is MCMKLYLINEHTMNISISSILLSLGGKCLLNWALVFLQRNHICKSFLGVFSVSLAVVDITLTLSVTTLHIHADGYVILLGLKLTKYHICLLVQILGQVYRALLWPVVVLAGLDHFCTVTQRLQPTGRARWIFYLCVSCSLWYLTAVYVFLLSDFIPVLEDAPYNQIHQCWVFHNSEVLQVSMLLLLTLGCVMLYAGYRTRLLKNPPLKDQITDQSRTHSRGKVVHQAVRIFLNTWALFLFFLATFFLLPVEIPAYLGLNIAWLCFLNSLLIAAVLCAVSPSSQLAQDLAVVPPDSFCKWRF